A DNA window from Oncorhynchus tshawytscha isolate Ot180627B linkage group LG13, Otsh_v2.0, whole genome shotgun sequence contains the following coding sequences:
- the LOC112264531 gene encoding ADP-ribosylation factor-like protein 4A, with amino-acid sequence MGNGLSDQIFPSLPSFQALHIVILGLDCAGKTTVLYRLRFNEFVNTVPTKGFNTEKIKVSLSAGGKSWRKAAFHFWDVGGQEKLRPLWRSYTRCADGIVFVVDSVDTERLEEAKTELHKITRLAENQGVPVLVVANKQDLRNSLPLHEMERSLALAELGNGTPWHLQPTCAIIGEGLQEGLEKLHTMIIKRRKTQKAQQKKKR; translated from the coding sequence ATGGGGAATGGATTATCAGACCAGATCTTCCCcagccttccttccttccaggCCCTCCATATTGTCATCCTGGGTCTGGACTGCGCTGGGAAGACCACTGTCCTCTATCGCCTTCGTTTCAATGAGTTTGTGAACACAGTCCCCACTAAGGGATTCAACACGGAGAAGATCAAAGTGTCCCTGAGCGCGGGCGGAAAGTCCTGGCGGAAGGCGGCGTTCCACTTCTGGGACGTGGGCGGTCAGGAGAAGCTCCGCCCCCTGTGGCGCTCATACACGCGGTGCGCCGACGGTATCGTGTTTGTGGTGGATTCCGTCGACACGGAGCGTCTGGAGGAGGCCAAGACGGAGCTCCATAAGATCACGAGGTTAGCAGAGAACCAGGGGGTGCCTGTTCTAGTGGTGGCCAACAAGCAGGACCTGAGGAACTCCCTGCCACTTCACGAGATGGAGCGCTCTCTGGCGCTAGCAGAGCTGGGTAATGGAACGCCCTGGCACCTGCAGCCCACCTGCGCCATCataggggaggggctacaggAAGGTCTCGAGAAGCTCCACACCATGATCATCAAAAGGAGGAAGACGCAGAAAGctcaacagaagaagaagagatga